One window of the Papaver somniferum cultivar HN1 unplaced genomic scaffold, ASM357369v1 unplaced-scaffold_115, whole genome shotgun sequence genome contains the following:
- the LOC113329118 gene encoding uncharacterized protein LOC113329118 → MGFSSSVGFFLALTIALSMILEIQTAAAQCRGTDTERSFSITRGPFNCQRCRDGCKARCDAMRAIRGSGNCRRRFVIQTDVTIGLKCGCCCRRVRTPPRPRPPPPPLALFGPPPPLPDLFGPPPPLLDLFGPPSPLPDLFTPPLPTCSLIPFDFDGCIACATECETKCSLLGTSVAAERCIRRGSSIRECECCCEDNTSPPQPLPAPAPAPLALPPSSTPPPPPNTKCAAGEEYISIQFSNDTSCTTCATDCLRRCSASLDIPSLSSQSCKVDASSSSEFCECCCTAEETN, encoded by the exons ATGGGGTTCTCATCATCTGTTGGGTTCTTTCTCGCTCTAACGATCGCTTTGTCGATGATTTTAG AGATTCAAACAGCCGCTGCACAATGTCGAGGCACAGATACAGAAAGATCATTTAGCATAACTCGCGGCCCGTTTAATTGCCAACGTTGTCGAGATGGCTGTAAAGCCAGATGTGATGCTATGAGAGCTATACGGGGTAGTGGGAATTGCCGACGTAGATTTGTAATACAAACTGATGTAACTATTGGATTGAAGTGCGGATGTTGTTGTCGTCGAGTAAGAACTCCACCCCGACCTAGACCTCCACCCCCACCTCTAGCTCTATTCGGGCCTCCACCACCACTTCCGGACCTATTCGGACCTCCACCACCACTTCTAGACCTATTCGGGCCTCCATCACCACTTCCAGACCTATTCACCCCTCCGCTTCCAACTTGTAGCCTCATTCCGTTCGACTTTGATGGCTGCATTGCTTGTGCAACTGAGTGTGAAACGAAGTGTTCTTTATTGGGTACTTCAGTGGCAGCGGAACGGTGCATACGGCGAGGATCCTCTATAAGAGAGTGCGAGTGTTGTTGTGAAGACAACACATCACCACCCCAACCCCTACCTGCACCCGCACCCGCACCCTTAGCATTACCTCCTTCATCaaccccaccaccacctccaaatACCAAGTGTGCAGCGGGGGAGGAATATATTTCCATTCAATTCTCTAACGATACATCTTGCACTACTTGTGCAACTGACTGCCTAAGAAGGTGCTCTGCATCACTGGATATTCCATCGTTGTCCAGCCAGAGCTGCAAAGTTGATGCTTCCTCGTCCTCGGAGTTTTGCGAATGTTGTTGTACTGCCGAAGAGACAAACTGA